From Salinirubellus salinus, the proteins below share one genomic window:
- a CDS encoding S49 family peptidase, protein MSDTTDRLGRLAILLVGLVVVAVAAFALFVDYPADLAELLGVLLVILVLVVAFGVLGRIARSVFPGYNVAEVTVEGPITRDGGSPSFPPSGPTQPGADAVVDRIEAADADDAVEGLLLHLNTPGGEIVPSDDIRLAAEAFDGPVLAYTTDVCASGGYWIASACDELWAREASIVGSIGVRGSRVTGRELLEKVGLSYEQFTAGEYKEAGVALDDIDEDEREYLQGIIDGFYDVFVETVAEGREMDPAFVRETEAKVYLGRDAVANGLADELGTREDVLDRLERDLGPVTVRELKPRAGLLTRFRGGAASVAYALGAGVASAFLPDDGAEGGRFRF, encoded by the coding sequence GTGAGCGACACGACCGACCGACTCGGCCGCCTCGCTATCCTGCTGGTGGGCCTCGTCGTCGTCGCCGTCGCCGCGTTCGCACTGTTCGTGGACTACCCCGCCGACCTCGCGGAGCTGCTGGGAGTCCTCCTCGTAATCCTCGTACTGGTGGTGGCGTTCGGTGTGCTGGGACGCATCGCTCGGAGCGTCTTCCCCGGCTACAACGTCGCCGAGGTGACCGTCGAGGGGCCCATCACCCGCGACGGCGGGAGCCCGTCGTTCCCTCCCTCGGGACCGACCCAGCCCGGCGCGGACGCCGTCGTCGACCGCATCGAGGCCGCGGACGCCGACGACGCCGTCGAGGGGCTCCTCCTGCACCTGAACACGCCGGGTGGGGAGATCGTCCCGAGCGACGACATCCGGCTCGCGGCCGAGGCGTTCGACGGCCCCGTCCTCGCGTACACGACCGACGTGTGTGCCTCGGGTGGCTACTGGATCGCCAGCGCGTGTGACGAACTCTGGGCACGCGAGGCGAGCATCGTCGGCTCCATCGGCGTCCGTGGCTCGCGCGTGACCGGCAGGGAGTTGCTCGAGAAGGTCGGCCTCTCCTACGAGCAGTTCACCGCCGGCGAGTACAAGGAGGCCGGCGTCGCCCTCGACGACATCGACGAGGACGAACGCGAGTACCTGCAGGGCATCATCGACGGGTTCTACGACGTGTTCGTCGAGACGGTGGCGGAGGGCCGCGAGATGGACCCCGCGTTCGTCCGCGAGACGGAGGCGAAGGTGTACCTCGGGCGCGACGCCGTGGCGAACGGTCTCGCCGACGAACTCGGGACGCGTGAGGACGTCCTCGACCGGCTGGAACGGGACCTCGGGCCGGTGACGGTCCGCGAGCTGAAACCGCGGGCGGGGCTGCTCACGCGGTTCCGGGGCGGGGCCGCGTCGGTCGCGTACGCGCTCGGCGCCGGCGTCGCGAGCGCCTTCCTGCCGGACGACGGGGCGGAGGGCGGCCGGTTCCGGTTCTGA
- a CDS encoding DUF373 family protein, with protein MSTLVLCIDRGQLAADGPVVGTDAVEALVSEVGVEDPEDSRVNCLLETLRVARDLEAEGDDPVVAVVSGHGDAVSADRAVARHTDDLVRQYSPDSAVVVVDSAEDERLVPIVESRVRVDAVDRVVVRQAHDIESTYYLLKQFLADEELRATILVPVGAALLAFPVLLLLADSLTIALSAIAAVIGVFLLYKGLGIDDWLAALPGLVRDAFYSGQVSLVTYVVGGGLALVGVFAGAIGVRGMAPETAELIVGMRFVFDAVPWLALAALTASTGRLLDEFLADEDVRNSFLNLPFGVVAVGLVVRGFAGYFLERAGVIDPLRFPALSFGPVSVEGVGFSVWTRLAIFVFAGILISLFGVRFASYVSGASVEEELTEP; from the coding sequence GTGAGTACGCTCGTCCTCTGCATCGACCGGGGTCAGCTGGCCGCCGACGGCCCCGTGGTGGGGACCGACGCGGTCGAGGCTCTCGTCTCGGAGGTGGGCGTCGAGGACCCGGAGGACTCCCGGGTGAACTGCCTGCTGGAGACGCTCCGCGTGGCTCGTGACCTCGAGGCGGAGGGAGACGACCCCGTCGTCGCCGTCGTCTCGGGGCACGGCGACGCCGTGAGCGCGGACCGGGCCGTCGCACGGCACACCGACGACCTGGTGCGGCAGTACTCGCCCGACTCCGCGGTGGTCGTCGTCGACAGCGCCGAGGACGAGCGCCTCGTCCCCATCGTCGAGTCGCGGGTCCGGGTCGACGCCGTCGACCGGGTGGTCGTCCGGCAGGCCCACGACATCGAGTCCACCTACTACCTGCTGAAGCAGTTCCTCGCCGACGAGGAGTTGCGCGCCACCATCCTCGTCCCGGTTGGTGCGGCGCTCCTCGCGTTCCCCGTCCTCCTCCTGCTGGCCGACAGCCTCACGATCGCGCTGTCGGCCATCGCCGCCGTCATCGGCGTGTTCCTGCTCTACAAGGGACTCGGTATCGACGACTGGCTGGCCGCGCTCCCCGGACTGGTCCGGGACGCGTTCTACTCGGGGCAGGTGTCGCTCGTCACCTACGTCGTCGGCGGGGGGCTCGCGCTCGTCGGGGTGTTCGCCGGTGCCATCGGCGTCCGGGGGATGGCCCCGGAGACGGCCGAACTCATCGTCGGGATGCGGTTCGTCTTCGACGCCGTGCCGTGGCTGGCACTCGCGGCACTGACCGCCTCCACCGGGCGACTGCTGGACGAGTTCCTCGCCGACGAGGACGTGCGCAACTCCTTCCTCAACCTGCCGTTCGGCGTCGTCGCCGTCGGCCTCGTCGTCCGCGGGTTCGCGGGGTACTTCCTCGAACGAGCGGGCGTCATCGACCCACTCCGGTTCCCCGCGCTCTCGTTCGGCCCCGTCAGCGTCGAGGGCGTCGGGTTCTCGGTGTGGACACGCCTCGCCATCTTCGTGTTCGCGGGCATCCTCATCTCGCTGTTCGGGGTGCGCTTCGCCAGCTACGTCTCCGGTGCGAGCGTCGAGGAGGAGTTGACCGAGCCCTGA
- a CDS encoding DUF255 domain-containing protein: MTDDAETDGSDGAESTGRTRRHGTLVDWFDWGETPFDRARARTEPVLLSLSAPWCVACEEMDEEVFSDPMLAAHVGEGFVPIRVDADRHPRVRERYNMGGFPSTVFTTPDGEVMTGATYLGADGFRGILDSVRETWAAKGVEAGRIPRALQDPDPPVGRVDAGIEAHMVEQVAEAFDEEFGGWGERAKFPLARTVEFALKRDRDRATRTLEAIQTHLQDTYDGGFYRFAENRDWARPHREKLLDENAALLRAFASGYLYTGTDSYRETAERTVDYLTTTLWNGDAFAGSQAGGDYYTLEATEREDADAPHVDATAFADRNGLAAEALLRVGALTDAEAPRRYAERALDHVLETLVEDGVVSHFDAPESESGLLLDHARLLAGLTTAVQVTGEARYLDSAVAVADELASLRAPEGAFYDGPLEGEGLLTRPLRPLESNVEAADALLDLAYLTGEGDGQYREWAADALSAFAGAADRMGAEVAGYAAACARHHYDPLVVETPPAGSDLHRAALRVADHEKVVVPGDRETAVVVRGGERSAPAETPAELGERVASADQPSLT; the protein is encoded by the coding sequence ATGACTGACGACGCCGAGACCGACGGTTCGGACGGTGCGGAGTCGACCGGCCGTACCCGGCGCCACGGCACCCTCGTCGACTGGTTCGACTGGGGCGAGACGCCCTTCGACCGGGCGCGTGCCCGCACCGAACCGGTCCTGCTCTCGTTGTCGGCGCCGTGGTGTGTCGCCTGCGAGGAGATGGACGAGGAGGTCTTCTCGGACCCGATGCTCGCCGCGCACGTCGGCGAGGGGTTCGTCCCGATACGGGTCGACGCGGACCGACACCCCCGTGTGCGCGAGCGGTACAACATGGGCGGGTTCCCCTCCACCGTGTTCACCACCCCGGACGGCGAGGTGATGACCGGTGCGACCTACCTCGGGGCCGACGGCTTCCGTGGCATCCTCGACTCCGTACGCGAGACGTGGGCCGCGAAGGGCGTCGAGGCGGGCCGGATCCCCCGTGCGCTGCAGGACCCAGACCCGCCGGTTGGCCGGGTCGACGCCGGCATCGAGGCGCACATGGTCGAGCAGGTGGCCGAAGCGTTCGACGAGGAGTTCGGCGGGTGGGGTGAGCGCGCCAAGTTCCCGCTCGCCCGCACGGTCGAGTTCGCGCTGAAGCGCGACCGCGACCGCGCGACCCGGACGCTGGAGGCGATACAGACCCACCTGCAGGACACCTACGACGGCGGGTTCTACCGCTTCGCGGAGAACCGCGACTGGGCGCGACCGCACCGCGAGAAACTGCTGGACGAGAACGCCGCGCTCCTGCGTGCGTTCGCCTCGGGCTACCTCTACACCGGGACGGACTCCTACCGCGAGACGGCCGAGCGGACGGTGGACTACCTCACGACCACGCTCTGGAACGGCGACGCCTTCGCCGGCAGTCAGGCCGGCGGCGACTACTACACGCTCGAGGCCACCGAGCGCGAGGACGCCGACGCGCCACACGTCGACGCGACGGCCTTCGCCGACCGGAACGGCCTCGCCGCGGAGGCGCTGTTGCGCGTCGGTGCGCTCACCGACGCCGAGGCGCCGCGGCGGTACGCCGAGCGCGCGCTCGACCACGTCCTCGAGACGCTCGTCGAGGACGGGGTCGTCTCGCACTTCGACGCGCCCGAGAGCGAGTCCGGACTCCTGCTCGACCACGCCCGCCTGCTCGCCGGCCTGACCACCGCGGTGCAGGTGACCGGCGAGGCGCGCTACCTCGACAGCGCCGTCGCCGTCGCCGACGAACTCGCGTCGCTCCGCGCGCCAGAGGGGGCGTTCTACGACGGGCCGCTGGAGGGCGAGGGCCTGCTCACCCGGCCGCTCCGGCCGCTGGAGTCGAACGTCGAGGCCGCGGACGCACTGCTGGACCTCGCGTACCTCACGGGCGAGGGTGACGGCCAGTACCGCGAGTGGGCGGCCGACGCGCTCTCGGCGTTCGCGGGCGCGGCCGACCGGATGGGTGCGGAGGTGGCCGGCTACGCGGCGGCCTGCGCGCGCCACCACTACGACCCGCTCGTCGTGGAGACCCCGCCGGCCGGGTCGGACCTCCACCGCGCGGCGCTCCGGGTGGCCGACCACGAGAAGGTGGTGGTGCCGGGCGACCGGGAGACGGCTGTCGTGGTCCGGGGTGGCGAGCGCTCCGCCCCGGCCGAGACGCCCGCGGAACTGGGCGAGCGGGTGGCGAGCGCCGACCAGCCCTCGCTCACCTAA
- a CDS encoding TrmB family transcriptional regulator, with protein MASLRDLGLSEYEARAYRALLETGPTTAKELSRASDVPMGRIYDVLNSIEQYNLVRSQSASRPKKYVAVEPSTALERLLDDKKRELAEKAEQYEGIVDELEGELETSEPVEETFWTAAVGPEETLDLLVERLAAADERIALVLSTYTQSFFDVDTVGNLILDGLQEALDRGVEVNLLMRPDLVPMLPESIGERYRESFSSYESFEVRTSENVSGTFNLIDDTETVIEVPHPLESQQVFAMIDLKDREFAQSVRAEFEPRWEQAEPLDF; from the coding sequence ATGGCGAGTCTCCGCGACCTCGGCCTCTCCGAGTACGAAGCACGGGCCTACCGGGCGCTGCTCGAGACCGGCCCGACAACCGCGAAGGAGTTGTCGCGCGCGAGCGACGTGCCGATGGGCCGCATCTACGACGTCCTCAACAGCATCGAACAGTACAACCTCGTCCGGTCGCAGTCGGCGAGCCGGCCGAAGAAGTACGTCGCCGTCGAGCCGTCGACCGCCCTGGAGCGGCTGCTCGACGACAAGAAGCGCGAACTCGCGGAGAAGGCCGAGCAGTACGAGGGTATCGTCGACGAGCTGGAGGGGGAGCTGGAGACCTCCGAGCCGGTCGAGGAGACGTTCTGGACGGCCGCCGTCGGCCCGGAGGAGACCCTCGACCTCCTCGTCGAGCGGCTGGCCGCGGCCGACGAGCGCATCGCGCTGGTGCTCTCGACGTACACCCAGTCGTTCTTCGACGTGGACACGGTCGGGAACCTCATCCTCGACGGCCTGCAGGAGGCGCTCGACCGCGGCGTCGAGGTGAACCTCCTGATGCGGCCCGACCTCGTCCCGATGCTGCCCGAGAGCATCGGCGAGCGCTACCGCGAGTCGTTCTCGTCGTACGAGTCCTTCGAGGTCCGGACCAGCGAGAACGTCTCGGGGACGTTCAACCTCATCGACGACACCGAGACGGTCATCGAGGTTCCCCACCCGCTCGAGTCCCAGCAGGTGTTCGCGATGATCGACCTGAAGGACCGTGAGTTCGCCCAGTCGGTCCGCGCGGAGTTCGAACCGCGCTGGGAGCAGGCCGAGCCGCTCGACTTCTGA
- a CDS encoding DUF7139 domain-containing protein, whose product MTSLSEVYEGGRGGADLRRLYLGVVLFSVGAVLTVFGIAVGTSTAVAESLSLGVFEARELAGIAAGLGLPATFLGVVTVLPQAGRRVRIAAVVGSAIALLAVVVFQSVYPSQWYGQPVDYTLPVTAVYFVGAITTLWALFSAVANFKTRNDPGGTVKLRITKQGETKVVEVSNDDLRSRLSGIGFFGSTPDGNVETQTAGQSATPTRNRPSTATTDGGATTDDAVFLDEPDPKPRGDVYCGNCSHFKYVRTGSGLKPYCGLHTETMDDMEPCQQWEENTAGGIDRVQ is encoded by the coding sequence ATGACTAGCCTCTCGGAGGTGTACGAGGGCGGCCGGGGAGGCGCCGACCTCCGTCGGCTGTACCTCGGTGTCGTCCTGTTCTCCGTCGGTGCTGTCCTGACCGTGTTCGGCATCGCCGTCGGCACCTCGACGGCGGTGGCCGAGAGCCTCTCGCTGGGCGTCTTCGAGGCGCGCGAACTCGCCGGTATCGCCGCCGGGCTCGGCCTGCCGGCGACGTTCCTCGGCGTCGTCACCGTCCTGCCGCAGGCCGGCCGCCGGGTCCGTATCGCGGCCGTCGTCGGGTCGGCCATCGCACTGCTCGCCGTCGTCGTGTTCCAGTCGGTCTACCCGAGTCAGTGGTACGGCCAGCCCGTCGACTACACGCTGCCGGTCACGGCCGTCTACTTCGTCGGCGCCATCACGACGCTCTGGGCGCTGTTCTCCGCGGTGGCGAACTTCAAGACCCGCAACGACCCCGGCGGCACCGTCAAGCTCCGCATCACGAAACAGGGTGAGACGAAGGTCGTCGAGGTGTCGAACGACGACCTGCGCTCGCGGCTCTCCGGTATCGGCTTCTTCGGTTCGACCCCGGACGGCAACGTCGAGACCCAGACCGCCGGCCAGTCGGCGACGCCGACCCGGAACCGTCCCAGCACGGCGACGACCGACGGGGGTGCGACCACCGACGACGCCGTCTTCCTCGACGAACCCGACCCCAAGCCGCGTGGCGACGTCTACTGCGGCAACTGTTCGCACTTCAAGTACGTCCGCACCGGCAGCGGGCTGAAGCCCTACTGCGGCCTCCACACCGAGACGATGGACGACATGGAGCCGTGTCAGCAGTGGGAGGAGAACACCGCCGGCGGCATCGACCGGGTTCAGTAA
- a CDS encoding Mut7-C RNAse domain-containing protein — MSDRPEPPFLLDVMLGKLAVYLRLCGYDTVYALDRDVEADDAVLELAEREGRTVLTRDVHLSNRAERGFLLTERDPLDQLAELAAAGLRLEPTDEPVRCGRCNGEMVAVGGDEVTPKYAPDPTDTAQWRCTACGQVFWKGSHWDRMRETLREVRES, encoded by the coding sequence GTGAGTGACCGACCCGAGCCGCCGTTCCTGCTGGACGTGATGCTCGGCAAGCTCGCCGTCTACCTGCGGCTCTGTGGCTACGACACCGTCTACGCGCTGGACCGTGACGTGGAGGCCGACGACGCCGTCCTCGAACTCGCCGAGCGCGAAGGGCGAACCGTGCTCACCCGAGACGTCCACCTGTCGAACCGTGCCGAGCGGGGGTTCCTGCTGACCGAACGCGACCCACTCGACCAGCTGGCGGAACTCGCGGCGGCCGGCCTCCGGCTCGAACCGACCGACGAACCGGTCCGGTGTGGGCGGTGCAACGGGGAGATGGTGGCCGTCGGCGGCGACGAGGTGACGCCCAAGTACGCGCCCGACCCCACCGACACGGCCCAGTGGCGCTGTACGGCGTGCGGGCAGGTGTTCTGGAAGGGGTCACACTGGGACCGGATGCGCGAGACGCTGCGCGAGGTCCGAGAGTCGTAG
- the polX gene encoding DNA polymerase/3'-5' exonuclease PolX — MTRNAEVAALFEEFADRLEAMDVEYKPQAYRRAAENIRANATDIEVLAEEGQDAVEEIQGVGDAISTKVLEYFETGEIAELEDLREELPVDMRALLAVEGVGPKTVGDLYEALGVRDLDDLEAAAEAGEIQDVKGYGAKTEQNILNAIPFARESRERALLGDARPVADRLLAYLREGEAVERVDTAGSLRRWRPTVGDVDVLVASETGEAVVERFVGWEEADDVIEAGEQKASVRSNGLRVDCRVVVPAEYGSALQYFTGSRDHNVSVRNRAIEMGLKMNEYGVFDVRDVDDPDAGQRVGQRVAGETEAEMYEAIDLPWIPPEMREDRGEVEAAAAGDLPDLVHEGDVRGDLHTHTDYSDGRETLAGMLEAAEALGHAYYAVTDHATGPGMVGGVGLDDEELLAQVEDVREAAEAVEMEVFTGVEANVGVDGDLNVGDEALEALDVVVASPHAALDGDGTDRLVTAMEHPAVNVLGHPTGRMLNQRPGLEVDYDRLAEAAAANGVALEINSNPARLDLRGAAVKTAVEAGATIVVNTDGHSPPDLEYLRYGVHTARRGWAEAADVLNTWPVEEVRAFLGLE; from the coding sequence GTGACCCGGAACGCCGAGGTGGCCGCGCTGTTCGAGGAGTTCGCGGACCGCCTGGAGGCGATGGACGTGGAGTACAAGCCGCAGGCCTACCGCCGGGCCGCGGAGAACATCCGGGCGAACGCGACCGACATCGAGGTGCTGGCCGAGGAGGGACAGGACGCTGTCGAGGAGATACAGGGTGTCGGCGACGCCATCTCCACGAAGGTGCTGGAGTACTTCGAGACGGGGGAGATAGCCGAGCTGGAGGACCTCCGGGAGGAACTCCCCGTGGACATGCGAGCGCTCCTCGCCGTCGAGGGGGTCGGGCCCAAGACGGTCGGTGACCTCTACGAGGCGCTCGGGGTGCGGGACCTCGACGACCTCGAGGCCGCTGCCGAGGCCGGCGAGATACAGGACGTGAAGGGGTACGGGGCGAAGACCGAGCAGAACATCCTGAACGCCATCCCGTTCGCTCGGGAGTCGCGCGAGCGAGCACTCCTCGGCGACGCCCGCCCCGTCGCCGACCGCCTGCTCGCGTACCTCCGTGAGGGCGAGGCCGTCGAGCGGGTCGACACGGCGGGGTCTCTCCGACGCTGGCGGCCCACGGTGGGCGACGTGGACGTCCTCGTCGCCAGCGAGACCGGCGAGGCCGTCGTCGAGCGGTTCGTCGGGTGGGAGGAGGCGGACGACGTCATCGAGGCGGGCGAACAGAAGGCGAGCGTCCGTTCGAACGGCCTGCGCGTGGACTGTCGGGTCGTCGTCCCCGCCGAGTACGGCTCGGCGCTCCAGTACTTCACCGGGTCGCGCGACCACAACGTCTCGGTCCGGAACCGCGCCATCGAGATGGGCCTGAAGATGAACGAGTACGGCGTCTTCGACGTGCGTGACGTGGACGACCCCGACGCGGGTCAGCGTGTCGGCCAGCGCGTCGCCGGCGAGACGGAGGCCGAGATGTACGAGGCCATCGACCTGCCGTGGATCCCCCCGGAGATGCGCGAGGACCGCGGCGAGGTGGAGGCGGCGGCCGCGGGCGACCTCCCCGACCTCGTCCACGAGGGCGACGTGCGCGGTGACCTGCACACCCACACCGACTACTCCGACGGCCGGGAGACGCTGGCGGGGATGCTCGAAGCGGCCGAAGCGCTCGGCCACGCGTACTACGCCGTCACCGACCACGCCACCGGGCCGGGGATGGTCGGCGGTGTCGGCCTCGACGACGAGGAACTGCTCGCGCAGGTGGAGGACGTGCGCGAGGCGGCCGAGGCCGTCGAGATGGAGGTTTTCACGGGCGTCGAGGCGAACGTCGGCGTCGACGGCGACCTGAACGTGGGCGACGAGGCACTCGAGGCGCTCGACGTCGTCGTCGCCTCGCCCCACGCCGCCCTCGACGGCGACGGGACTGACCGCCTCGTCACGGCGATGGAACACCCGGCGGTGAACGTCCTCGGCCACCCGACCGGTCGGATGCTGAACCAGCGGCCGGGGCTGGAGGTCGACTACGACAGACTCGCCGAGGCGGCCGCGGCGAACGGGGTCGCACTGGAGATCAACAGCAACCCCGCTCGGCTGGACCTCCGCGGCGCGGCCGTGAAGACGGCGGTCGAGGCCGGCGCCACCATCGTCGTGAACACGGACGGCCACTCGCCGCCCGACCTCGAGTACCTCCGCTACGGGGTCCACACGGCACGCCGGGGCTGGGCCGAGGCCGCCGACGTGCTGAACACGTGGCCCGTCGAGGAGGTCCGGGCCTTCCTCGGGCTGGAGTGA
- a CDS encoding DUF5788 family protein, translating into MEEYERKLLLERIDREGATVGASIPDRIEVQGTAVDLREFVFEIKRRDTVPPGEREKVDQAKKNLRREKLQRRQLIENDEVTFEEGEELVESIVGIDRALEALQSLGPANIEGEMKAKEAADQKRWMGFLKKVLGKDGGPRLGGR; encoded by the coding sequence ATGGAAGAGTACGAGCGGAAACTCCTGCTCGAGCGTATCGACCGGGAGGGAGCCACGGTCGGCGCGTCCATCCCAGACCGTATCGAGGTGCAGGGGACGGCGGTGGACCTGCGCGAGTTCGTCTTCGAGATCAAGCGGCGGGACACGGTGCCGCCGGGCGAGCGCGAGAAGGTCGACCAGGCGAAGAAGAACCTCCGGCGCGAGAAGCTCCAGCGTCGACAGCTGATAGAGAACGACGAGGTCACGTTCGAGGAGGGCGAGGAACTCGTCGAGTCCATCGTCGGCATCGACCGGGCGCTCGAGGCCCTCCAGAGTCTCGGTCCCGCGAACATCGAGGGCGAGATGAAGGCGAAGGAGGCGGCCGACCAGAAGCGCTGGATGGGCTTCCTGAAGAAGGTGCTCGGGAAGGACGGTGGCCCGCGACTCGGAGGCCGGTAG
- a CDS encoding DUF790 family protein, with the protein MLTKDLLRVTRRGGGYRPLFVGDDEDARRLAARVTGVFQGHVGHPREELEDALTDLEGEAPDFKLVRGFASLLERDATFETRAEVDPVRARAAAFEAAEAVGVVTESERAEALERAAEAVGTSAAAVESSLYADLDARQVLAEFSPRWTPETLPARYDLSLAQTALFDATEVRVRSGDPKALVSTVKRLGLMYEIHAPTEATSPEAREVVVTGPDALFGRSRRYGVRFARLLRTVATGDDWELEATIDDRGTERTLHLSPEDVAVPGVDPVADPTYDSGVEREFAARFSSLDLDWDLVREPDLLAAGEHAVVPDFAFDYRHAPFRVFFEVMGFWTPEYVEKKLARFAELEDVAFLVAVDESLGVGEDVEELTDGAIPYRGHIRVKDVRDALRRYEAELVERSAAALPDELVPDADVTTIERLAAEYGVSESAVEGERFPEHERVGRTLVRPAVLASLADELHAGMAYVDAESLLADRGFEDASAVLAELGYRVEWEGLSGGTLRER; encoded by the coding sequence GTGCTGACGAAGGACCTCCTCCGGGTGACCCGCCGCGGGGGCGGCTACCGGCCGCTGTTCGTGGGTGACGACGAGGACGCTCGGCGCCTCGCCGCTCGTGTCACGGGAGTCTTCCAGGGTCACGTCGGGCACCCGCGCGAGGAACTGGAGGACGCCCTCACGGACCTCGAAGGCGAGGCACCGGACTTCAAACTCGTCCGGGGGTTCGCGTCGCTGCTGGAGCGGGACGCCACGTTCGAGACCCGTGCGGAGGTCGACCCGGTCCGGGCGCGGGCGGCGGCGTTCGAGGCCGCCGAGGCGGTCGGCGTCGTGACGGAGAGCGAGCGTGCCGAGGCGCTCGAACGAGCGGCCGAGGCGGTCGGCACGAGCGCCGCCGCCGTCGAGTCCTCGCTCTACGCCGACCTCGACGCCCGGCAGGTGCTGGCCGAGTTCTCGCCGCGCTGGACCCCAGAGACCCTCCCGGCGCGCTACGACCTCTCGCTCGCCCAGACCGCACTGTTCGACGCCACCGAGGTCCGGGTCCGCTCGGGCGACCCGAAGGCGCTCGTCTCGACCGTCAAGCGACTGGGGCTGATGTACGAGATACACGCCCCCACCGAGGCGACCAGCCCCGAGGCTCGCGAGGTGGTCGTCACCGGCCCGGACGCCCTGTTCGGCCGCTCGCGGCGCTACGGGGTCCGGTTCGCCCGCCTCCTCCGGACCGTGGCGACGGGTGACGACTGGGAACTCGAGGCGACCATCGACGACCGGGGGACCGAGCGCACCCTCCACCTCTCGCCCGAGGACGTGGCCGTCCCCGGCGTCGACCCGGTCGCCGACCCCACCTACGACTCCGGCGTAGAACGCGAGTTCGCGGCCCGTTTCTCGTCGCTGGACCTCGACTGGGACCTCGTACGCGAACCGGACCTGCTGGCGGCGGGCGAACACGCCGTCGTTCCGGACTTCGCGTTCGACTACCGGCACGCACCCTTCCGTGTCTTCTTCGAGGTGATGGGCTTCTGGACGCCCGAGTACGTCGAGAAGAAGCTCGCCCGCTTCGCGGAACTGGAGGACGTGGCGTTCCTCGTGGCCGTCGACGAGTCGCTCGGGGTGGGCGAGGACGTCGAGGAACTCACCGACGGGGCCATCCCCTACCGCGGCCACATCCGGGTGAAGGACGTCCGGGACGCCCTGCGGCGCTACGAGGCCGAACTGGTCGAGCGAAGCGCCGCGGCGCTGCCCGACGAACTCGTCCCCGACGCCGACGTCACGACCATCGAGCGACTCGCGGCCGAGTACGGCGTGAGCGAGTCGGCCGTCGAGGGTGAGCGGTTCCCCGAACACGAACGGGTGGGCCGGACGCTCGTCCGGCCGGCGGTCCTCGCGTCACTCGCGGACGAACTCCACGCGGGGATGGCGTACGTCGACGCGGAGTCGCTCCTCGCCGACCGGGGGTTCGAGGACGCGAGCGCGGTGCTCGCCGAACTCGGCTACCGGGTGGAGTGGGAGGGGCTGAGTGGGGGGACGCTGCGCGAGCGGTAG
- a CDS encoding DUF7122 family protein yields MADDSANDPHVFEQLPATEADREVEGRATRAEVLEFWSENYGVDPTVFDGHTFWEKGAGKVWVFAADLPSPVDVEAVGMTFLRTRQEHWKPTTDAVQRFGRHAERNVLVLDREEAERFLDGETQDLPRWEGDWGYVIVAHEIAGDVEPIGVGLYLRGELRSQIPKGRQRDL; encoded by the coding sequence ATGGCCGACGACAGCGCGAACGACCCGCACGTTTTCGAGCAGCTGCCGGCGACCGAGGCCGACCGCGAGGTCGAAGGCCGCGCCACCCGCGCCGAGGTGCTCGAGTTCTGGTCGGAGAACTACGGGGTCGACCCGACGGTGTTCGACGGCCACACGTTCTGGGAGAAGGGTGCCGGGAAGGTGTGGGTGTTCGCCGCCGACCTTCCCTCGCCAGTCGACGTGGAGGCCGTCGGGATGACGTTCCTCCGGACCCGACAGGAACACTGGAAACCGACGACCGACGCCGTCCAGCGGTTCGGCCGGCACGCCGAGCGGAACGTCCTCGTGCTCGACCGCGAAGAGGCCGAACGGTTCCTCGACGGGGAGACGCAGGACCTGCCGCGCTGGGAGGGTGACTGGGGGTACGTGATCGTCGCTCACGAGATCGCTGGCGACGTCGAACCTATCGGCGTGGGGCTCTATCTCCGGGGCGAACTCCGCTCGCAGATTCCGAAGGGCCGCCAGCGCGACCTCTGA